Proteins from one Enterobacter bugandensis genomic window:
- a CDS encoding pyridoxal-phosphate-dependent aminotransferase family protein, translating to MDIAHFPQINPPQRLLMGPGPINADPRVLRAMSSQLIGQYDPAMTHYMNEVMALYRGVFRTENRWTMLVDGTSRAGIEAILVSAIRPGDKVLVPVFGRFGHLLCEIARRCRAEVHTIEVPWGEVFTPDQVEDAIKRIRPRLLLTVQGDTSTTMLQPLAELGAICRRYDVLFYTDATASLGGNALETDAWGLDAVSAGMQKCLGGPSGTSPITLSARMEEAIRRRKCVEEGIRTDAHRDGDEEMIYSNYFDLGMVMDYWGPERLNHHTEATTALFGARECARLILQEGLDNGIARHRLHGDALLKGIQAMGLETFGDLKHKMNNVLGVVIPQGVNGDQVRKLMLEDFGIEIGTSFGPLHGKVWRIGTMGYNARKDCVMTTLSALESVLNYLKFTTTQGAAMQAAWDHYRRETPQ from the coding sequence ATGGATATCGCACACTTTCCGCAAATCAACCCGCCCCAGCGCCTGCTGATGGGGCCGGGGCCGATCAACGCCGACCCGCGCGTGCTGCGCGCCATGTCGAGCCAGCTGATTGGCCAGTACGATCCGGCCATGACCCACTACATGAACGAGGTGATGGCGCTCTATCGCGGCGTGTTTCGCACCGAGAACCGCTGGACGATGCTGGTGGACGGCACCTCCCGCGCGGGGATTGAAGCCATTCTGGTCTCCGCCATCCGCCCCGGAGATAAAGTGCTGGTGCCGGTCTTTGGCCGCTTTGGACACCTGCTGTGCGAAATTGCCCGCCGCTGCCGCGCGGAGGTGCACACCATCGAGGTGCCGTGGGGCGAGGTGTTTACCCCGGACCAGGTGGAGGATGCGATTAAGCGTATTCGTCCGCGCCTGCTGCTGACCGTGCAGGGTGACACCTCCACCACCATGCTGCAGCCGCTCGCCGAGCTCGGCGCCATCTGCCGCCGCTACGACGTGCTGTTTTACACCGATGCCACCGCGTCGCTCGGCGGCAACGCGCTGGAGACCGACGCATGGGGGCTGGACGCCGTCTCGGCCGGGATGCAGAAGTGCCTCGGCGGCCCGTCGGGCACGTCGCCGATCACCCTGAGCGCGCGCATGGAGGAGGCGATCCGCCGCCGCAAATGCGTTGAGGAGGGCATTCGCACCGACGCCCACCGCGACGGCGATGAGGAGATGATCTACTCCAACTACTTCGATCTCGGCATGGTGATGGACTACTGGGGGCCGGAGCGCCTGAACCACCACACCGAAGCGACCACCGCGCTGTTTGGCGCCCGCGAGTGCGCGCGTCTGATCCTGCAGGAAGGGCTGGATAACGGCATCGCCCGCCACAGGCTGCACGGCGATGCGCTGCTGAAGGGCATTCAGGCGATGGGGCTGGAGACCTTTGGCGATCTGAAGCACAAGATGAACAACGTGCTGGGCGTGGTCATCCCGCAGGGCGTTAACGGCGACCAGGTGCGTAAGCTGATGCTGGAGGATTTCGGGATTGAAATCGGCACCTCGTTTGGCCCGCTGCACGGCAAGGTGTGGCGCATCGGCACCATGGGCTACAACGCGCGCAAGGACTGCGTGATGACCACCCTGAGCGCGCTGGAGTCGGTGCTGAACTACCTGAAATTCACCACCACGCAGGGTGCGGCGATGCAGGCCGCGTGGGACCACTATCGCCGCGAGACGCCGCAATGA
- the hpxK gene encoding allantoate amidohydrolase, which yields MSPAAERVMARADALATISETPDALTRVYLSTQHQQANQLVGQWMSQAGMTVWQDSVGNICGRYEGAQEGAQAVLLGSHLDTVRNAGRYDGMLGVLTAIEVVDSLHQQGMHLAQAIEIVGFCDEEGTRFGITLLGSRGLTGSWPQGWLEKTDASGISVAQAMTQTGLDPARVSHAARRQEDFSAYLELHIEQGPCLEQEALALGVVEAINGARRLNCRFTGEAGHAGTVPMHHRRDALAAAAEWMVIIENATRQQGGNLVATVGELRCLPGAVNVIPGEVQLSLDIRGPQDAPLDRLLNDLLEHARAIASRRGLAFSAEEFYRIAATPCDLHLQNVLGEAVKSVQGRSLSLPSGAGHDAIAIAERWPVGMLFVRCRGGVSHHPAESVMAEDVALAIEAFSRAVIQLADRVTPAPAYTARS from the coding sequence ATGAGCCCGGCGGCAGAACGGGTGATGGCCCGCGCCGACGCGCTGGCCACCATCAGCGAAACCCCGGATGCGCTGACCCGGGTCTATCTCTCCACGCAGCATCAGCAGGCCAATCAGCTGGTGGGGCAGTGGATGAGCCAGGCGGGCATGACCGTCTGGCAGGACAGCGTGGGCAACATCTGCGGACGCTATGAGGGGGCGCAGGAAGGGGCGCAGGCGGTGCTGCTCGGATCGCATCTGGATACCGTGCGCAACGCGGGACGCTACGACGGTATGCTTGGGGTGCTCACGGCCATTGAAGTGGTGGACAGCCTGCATCAGCAGGGTATGCATCTGGCGCAGGCCATCGAGATTGTCGGCTTTTGCGATGAAGAGGGCACCCGCTTCGGCATTACGCTGTTAGGCAGCCGGGGGCTGACGGGCAGCTGGCCGCAGGGCTGGCTGGAAAAAACTGACGCCAGCGGCATCAGCGTGGCGCAGGCGATGACCCAGACGGGGCTCGATCCTGCCCGCGTGTCGCATGCCGCAAGGCGTCAGGAAGATTTCAGCGCCTATCTCGAGCTGCATATTGAGCAGGGGCCGTGCCTTGAGCAGGAGGCACTCGCGCTTGGCGTGGTGGAAGCCATTAACGGCGCCCGTCGCCTGAACTGTCGCTTCACCGGCGAGGCCGGACATGCGGGAACCGTGCCGATGCACCACCGCAGGGACGCGCTGGCCGCCGCCGCCGAGTGGATGGTTATCATTGAAAACGCTACCCGACAGCAGGGCGGCAACCTGGTGGCGACGGTAGGGGAATTGCGCTGTCTGCCGGGAGCGGTCAACGTGATCCCCGGTGAGGTTCAGCTCTCGCTCGATATTCGCGGCCCGCAGGATGCACCGCTGGACAGGTTGCTCAACGACCTGCTGGAACATGCCCGGGCAATCGCATCGCGCCGCGGGCTGGCATTTAGCGCCGAGGAGTTTTACCGCATTGCCGCCACGCCGTGCGATCTGCACCTGCAGAACGTGCTGGGGGAGGCCGTAAAATCGGTACAGGGACGCTCGCTGTCGCTGCCCAGCGGCGCGGGCCACGATGCGATTGCCATCGCGGAACGCTGGCCGGTGGGCATGCTGTTCGTGCGCTGCAGGGGCGGAGTCAGCCACCACCCGGCGGAATCGGTGATGGCTGAGGATGTTGCGCTGGCGATTGAGGCGTTTTCGCGTGCGGTGATTCAGCTGGCGGATCGCGTTACTCCAGCCCCAGCGTATACTGCGCGATCTTAA